In a genomic window of uncultured Sphaerochaeta sp.:
- the xdhA gene encoding xanthine dehydrogenase subunit XdhA, whose product MDIIGTSLKRVDAFDKVTGKAKYTPDLIPPHALVAKVLHSTIANGWVKEFDLSEAWNVEGVVEIVTCFDVPDIQFPTAGHPWSTDPKHQDIADRKLLNARVRCYADDIAAVIAEDELAAEEAVKKIKVTYEEFTPILTMEDAMKEGAITIHEEKPNNVVVKSAYEVGSFEEATKEEGLTKVVGDYETPIVSHCHIESANSFAYMESGKIVVVSSTQIPHIVRRVCSQALGVGFGDIRIIKPYIGGGFGNKQDALTEPLNAYLTTRVGGRPVVLAYTREETFACTRTRHAMKFHIESYIRKDGSFAARSIKAYSNQGAYASHAHALVANAVNGFRMMYPVGAIKGEAYTVYTNMATAGAMRAYGIPQIGFALEAHVDDIAKQTGLDPLKLRTQNMMKLGYVDPMTTITCHSTGLEECIQRGEEYLSYTKKRQEYAKQTGDIRKGVGMAIFCYKTGVYPISLETSACRMVLNQDGSLQMQIGATEIGQGADTVFSMMAAQTIGVTVDKIHMVSKQDTDVTPYDTGAYASRQTYVSGMAVKKTAESFRKKLLEYAGFMLKKDPWDLDIKENYIVHTNKDERLLSVADVAIESCYSLSNSTHISAEESHHCTDNTYSFGACFTEVEVDIPMCQVKILDIINIHDSGKIINRQTATGQVHGGMSMGLGYGLYEHLKFDPKTGRMLNDNLLDYKLMTAIDTPELHADFVETDDPTGPYGNKSLGEPPTIPVAPAIRNAVLNATGVAINAAPLHPERMFNAFTEAQLIK is encoded by the coding sequence ATGGATATCATCGGAACTTCCCTGAAACGTGTCGATGCATTCGACAAAGTGACAGGCAAAGCGAAATACACTCCGGATCTGATCCCTCCCCACGCGTTGGTGGCCAAGGTGCTGCACAGTACCATTGCCAACGGCTGGGTCAAGGAATTTGACCTCTCTGAGGCTTGGAACGTGGAAGGCGTGGTGGAAATAGTCACCTGCTTCGATGTCCCTGACATCCAATTCCCCACTGCCGGTCACCCTTGGTCGACAGACCCCAAGCATCAGGACATAGCCGACCGCAAACTGCTCAACGCCCGTGTCCGCTGTTACGCTGATGACATCGCCGCAGTCATCGCTGAGGATGAGCTTGCCGCTGAGGAAGCGGTGAAGAAAATCAAGGTGACCTACGAGGAGTTTACCCCTATCCTTACCATGGAAGACGCCATGAAGGAAGGAGCCATCACCATCCATGAGGAAAAGCCGAACAATGTGGTCGTCAAGAGCGCCTATGAGGTTGGGTCTTTCGAGGAGGCGACCAAGGAAGAGGGCCTGACCAAGGTGGTCGGAGACTACGAGACCCCGATCGTCAGCCACTGCCACATCGAGAGCGCCAACTCGTTTGCCTACATGGAAAGCGGCAAGATTGTCGTGGTGAGTTCCACCCAGATCCCTCATATTGTGCGCAGAGTCTGCTCGCAAGCCTTGGGCGTTGGGTTTGGCGACATCCGCATCATCAAGCCGTACATCGGTGGAGGCTTCGGCAACAAGCAGGATGCACTCACCGAACCGCTGAACGCCTACCTCACCACCCGTGTGGGAGGTCGTCCTGTCGTGCTGGCCTACACCCGTGAGGAAACCTTTGCCTGCACCCGTACCCGTCATGCCATGAAGTTCCATATCGAAAGTTATATCCGCAAGGACGGATCCTTTGCCGCACGCTCGATCAAGGCTTACTCCAATCAGGGCGCCTATGCATCCCATGCCCACGCCTTGGTTGCCAATGCGGTGAACGGCTTCAGGATGATGTACCCGGTGGGAGCCATCAAGGGTGAGGCCTACACGGTGTATACGAACATGGCTACCGCAGGTGCCATGCGTGCCTATGGTATTCCGCAGATCGGATTTGCTTTGGAAGCCCATGTGGATGACATTGCCAAACAGACTGGTCTCGACCCGCTGAAACTGCGCACCCAGAATATGATGAAACTTGGCTACGTCGATCCGATGACGACCATCACCTGCCACTCAACCGGCCTTGAGGAGTGCATCCAGCGCGGTGAGGAGTATCTTTCCTACACCAAGAAGCGACAGGAGTATGCCAAGCAGACCGGTGACATCCGCAAGGGTGTGGGAATGGCAATCTTCTGTTACAAAACAGGCGTCTACCCCATCAGTCTGGAGACCTCCGCATGCCGCATGGTGCTCAACCAGGATGGTTCGCTGCAGATGCAGATCGGAGCCACCGAGATCGGACAGGGTGCTGACACCGTTTTCTCCATGATGGCCGCCCAGACCATCGGGGTGACGGTGGACAAGATCCATATGGTCAGCAAGCAGGATACCGACGTAACCCCCTACGATACGGGAGCCTATGCATCAAGACAGACGTATGTCTCGGGCATGGCAGTAAAGAAGACCGCAGAGTCTTTCAGAAAGAAGCTGCTCGAGTATGCAGGTTTCATGCTCAAGAAAGACCCCTGGGATCTGGACATCAAGGAGAACTACATCGTCCACACCAACAAGGACGAACGTCTGCTCTCCGTTGCCGATGTTGCCATTGAGTCCTGCTACAGCCTGAGCAACTCCACCCATATTTCGGCGGAGGAGTCCCATCACTGCACGGACAACACCTACTCCTTCGGCGCCTGCTTTACTGAGGTCGAGGTCGACATCCCGATGTGTCAGGTGAAAATCCTGGATATCATCAACATCCACGACTCGGGCAAGATCATCAACCGCCAGACTGCTACCGGCCAGGTGCATGGTGGTATGAGCATGGGCCTTGGCTACGGTTTGTATGAGCATTTGAAGTTCGACCCGAAGACCGGACGGATGCTGAATGACAACCTGCTGGACTACAAGCTTATGACCGCCATCGATACGCCTGAGCTGCATGCAGACTTCGTGGAGACCGATGACCCGACCGGCCCGTATGGAAACAAGTCACTCGGTGAGCCCCCCACGATTCCTGTGGCCCCTGCCATCAGAAACGCGGTGCTCAATGCAACGGGAGTTGCGATCAACGCAGCTCCGCTCCACCCTGAACGGATGTTCAATGCGTTCACCGAGGCTCAGCTGATCAAATAA